The following DNA comes from Lynx canadensis isolate LIC74 chromosome C2, mLynCan4.pri.v2, whole genome shotgun sequence.
ttaaggctgaataatattctgtatgtatataccacattttcctaaTCTATTAATCTGTCATGAATACTTGGGTTTCTTtacattttagctattataaataatgctgttatgaacatgacTGTACAAGTATCTTTTGAGACCCTGCTGTTAGTTCTTTTGCGTATATACCTAGAagaattcctgggtcatatggtaattctatttttaagtttctgaagaactgccatactattttctatagtgtgtgtactattttacattctcaccaacggTGCACAAGATTTCCAATTTCTATATATCCTAACATTTTATTTGATAGtaaccatcctaatgggtgtgaggtggtgtcaCATGTAGTTTTATGTGCCCTTTCCTAAtgacgttaagcatctttttatgtgcttattggccatttgtacatcttcttggGAAAAACGTATATTGAAGTACTTTACCTATTTTTCAATCAGGTTgcttttttttgctgttgagttttaggagttctctatatattctagatactaatcCATtgttagatatatgatttgccaatatcttctcccattctgtgggttgctgTTTTACTTTAGATACTGTATGTTAatgcacaaatttttaaaattttcataaagtccaatttgtttatttttcttttgttgtctgtgtttttggtgtcatacctGAGAAATTACTGTGAAACCAATACTGTGGAGCCTTTGCCCTTAAGACTTCCAAGAgctttatttttgtacattttgtacattaaggtctttgatccattttgaattaatttttgtatatagtgttaGGTAAgggtttaattttattcttttgcatgttggaTAGCCAGcattcccagcaccatttgttgaaaaaaactatcctttccccatgAAGTAGTATTGGCACCACTGTctaaaatcatttgaccatatccATGAGGGTTTATgtttgggctttctattctattccattggttttatgtctttatgccagtaccacagtttttgattactatagctttgtaggaAGCTTTCAAGTCAGAAGTTTGATTcctcaagtttttttctttttcaagattgctcttCGATATGCGgagtttaggaaacaaaacagatgaacataagggaagggaaagaaaaataagataaaaacagagagggaggtaaaccataagagactcctaaatagaaagaacaatctgagggttgctggaggcgaGCTGTGTGGGGTGATGGGCTAAGTAGGTAATGGGTATTaacgagggcacttgttggatTGAGCTCTGGGTgctgtatataagtgatgaatcactgggttctactctggaAACGAATACTACACCAGTAAATCAatactatgttaactaacttgaatttaaataataaatttttaaaaaaacttgaaaaaaatgaaaataaaaaaattgttttggtatTCCTTATAATATataggtttttctatttctgcagacaaacgtcattgggattttgatagggactgcgctgaattttaacaatattaagtcttccagtctgtgaacatggaatgtgtttccaCTAGTTTAGGCCTTCTTTAATTTCAGCAATGCTTTGTAGATTTCATTAGACAAggctttcacttccttggttaactcctaaatattttattatttttgatgctgttgtaattgaaatgtttttatagtttccttttcagattgctcaaaaatgcaactgatttttgcatgttgattctATAtcctactttgctgaattcatattttAGTtcttatagggtttttttttttttggtgtcaaatTTTTAGTACTTCTACATATAAGATCGTATCACTTGCaagcagagataattttacttcttcctttccaaaacgGATGCATTTCATTTCCTTGCCTTGCCTAATTACTCTGGCTAGACTATGCTGAACAGAAGTGATGAAAGTAGGTATCCTTgcctttgttcctgatcttaagggaaagagttttcagtctttcaccattgagcatGATATTTGCAATAGGTTTTTTATATACAGGTTTCCCTCATTCTCTGTAAGTTTGCTTTATCTGCTTTACTTTTATGAAAGTCCTAGCTTAGTGTGCCtaccttgttttattgtactTTGCTTTACTGTACTTTGCAGACACtgcatttttttacaaattaaagattTGTGGGAACCTACATCAAGTAAACCTATTGGCACAATTTTTCCGATAGCACTTGCTCATTTCATGTCTGTGTGTCACCTTTTggtaattcttgaaatatttcaaactttttcattattacgTCTGTTGTGGTGACCTGTGATCAGTGTTTAGGACTAATGGAGGGCTTAGATGATGGTTAgaattttttagcaataaagtttAACTAAGGTTCATATGCACATTGTTTTTTCCTATTACACACTTAACAgactataatatataaatgttatatttaccaggaaacaaaaaattcatctgacttattttttctatattcattttattgcagtggtctggaacagAACTCACAacatctctgaggtatgcctgtacctATTTTCACTAACAGAGAAACTTAAAGAGGATTTTCACTTCTACAAAATGGTAACTGCTTCTCCACTTTATGTCACTTTGGCTTATGAAAGGTTTCCTAAGAACACTTTACTTTCAGATAGTGGGAGAAACTTATACAGCTTTTACATCAGTCTCCTCTTATTCCCAGTTTTTtggagtgtttttatcatgaaagaatgttgaattttaccacatgctttttctgcatcaattgaaaggaatatgtggtttttctctttcattctgttaatgtggtgtattactttgattttgtatgttgaactatccttgcaatTCCAAGAataaaatcccacttggtcatggtgtataatcctctGAATGTGCTGCTGACTTTGGTCTGCTAGTATTCTGTTGAGGAATTTTTATCAGTTTCATAAAGGATActgatttgtagttttctttagTGTCTTTGCTCGCTATCAAAATAATGACTAACTCAACCTCATAGAATGAGTAAGCACGTGCTCCCTCCTCTTCAACTTTCTGGGAAAGATTGAGAATAACTgctattggttcttttttttctatacacttatttattttgagagagagagagagagaaagtgcacacgtggtgagagaaggagagggagaccggggatccaaagcgggctctgtgctgacagcagagagcctgatgcacggcttgaacccacaaaccaccagatcatgacctgagctgaagtcagctgcttaactgattgagccacccaggcgtcctggtaTTAgctcttttctaaatgtttggtaaaactCACAAATGAAGCCATTGGGTGCAGGGATTATGTCAGGAGCCttctgattactgatttaatcccCTTACTAGTTATAGGTCTATTTGGACTTTGACATCACTTAGTCTTGGCAGGTTTTGGGTTTCTAGGAATTCGTTCATCTAGTTTTGTGTAcaattattcatagtattcttttataattgtttttattttctgtagaatCATTAAtgtctttcagtttttattttagtaacttgaatattccttttttcttagtcaatctagctaaaggtttgttcattttgatggTTTAAGAACCAACTTtcagtttcactgattttctttctcattgtttttctattctctattccctttatctctgctgtaagttttatcatttccttccttctgctagctttgggtttagtttgtttttctttctctagtttcttaaGTTGTAAAGGTAGGTTGTTGATTTAAGATCTTTCTTAATGTAAGCCTTTAAAGCCTTAAACTTCCTTCTTAGCAGCACGTTCACTGCATCCCATACGTTTTGGTATGTTCTGCTTCATCTTCATTTGTCTCTaagttttttctaatttctcctttGATATACCTGTTCAACTTCCACCATTTTgggaattttccagttttccttctgttactgatttctaattttatcctATTGCAGTCACAGAAGACACTTTGTGCAATATGTATCTTTCAAATCTGTTGAGACTtaatttgtggcctaacatattgtctatcctggaaaatgtcctATGTGTTcacaaaaagaatgtgtatgctaTTGTTATTGGgtagaatattctgtatatgtctgttagacCTATTTGGTATGTTGTGTCAAGGGCTCTTTTATCAGGTTGCTCAATACATTATTGTGAATTGGATACTGAAATCTCTATTATTGGAAAACTGTCtctaattctgtcaatttttgctttatagattttgatggTCTGTCTTTaggtatataaatgtttataactatTATATCTTCTTACTATATTGAAACTTTTATTACTATATAATGTGTGAACTTAAGGTATactcaggtcttttctgagcctttccCATGCATAGTCACTTTTTAGTTTTCTCCATAAATGGATACAGCAGTTGTTTTTGAATATCCTAGCCTCTAATTGTTCctgtaaaggaaaaaagagaaaattgaaagggaggataaaaaaaaaaaggttgctaGCTCTTTAAATCCTCTGGAAGTCACTAGCAGGAAGGAGAGGCGCTTGCAACAATGGGGAAAAGTGCTATAAGAGCTGCCCATCCTTTTGCACCTGTGATTAGAAGCAGCAATCTGAGTGTAGATTCCTGATAATCTGGGGGACAGCATCTTTCTTCCCCACTCTGGCTCTCACAAGCTGTGTGCAAACTGCTCCAGGAAGTCATGTGCAGCTGCCCATTAAATGGCTCTGATGAGGCATGGGCAGTTGTTACTGTGCTAAGAGCTGAAACGGACTGAAATTAACTCCAATTTATCCCTCAAGTCTTCTCATAGAAGTTGCAAACCTTCAATAGACTCTGGAGTTCTAAAACAGTTGTACCAGATTCTGCCAGTGCAGTTGTTATCTAGGTGGGaagacagatacacacacacacacacacacacacacacacatcaaagaaAGACAATGGCAGTGTTCTATAATAAAGGAGCATAAAGAGAACAACTAAATGTAATGACTGATCCTGATCTGGAGGGGAAAATGATGTAAGAACATTATGGGTTAACTGACAGAATTTGAATACAAATGTAGCTTAGACAAAAGTATTGTACCCAATGTTAAATTTACTGAGTTGATAAATGTGCCATGGTTACATAAGAGGATATCCtgtttttaggaaatatacactgaagtatttaggagtAAAAAGCCATGATGCATGTAACCTACTTTTGGATGgttcagggaaaaaaatgtgtgtgcatgtataccacacacatgcacacacatgcacataaggagagaaggagagggggatagagagaatGAGTGCAAACATTAAAGTAAGGATATGTGGgtattctttgtattattttaagttttgcaaCTTCCtggaaatttgaaattatttctaagtaaaacattcaaaaattgcttccagaaagagaattttatgtgtaaaatcaaatataaaatatataaaagaggaCCTATGGATAAATAGGGGATGAGGAGTCCTACCCACTCGGTAACTTCCCCTGTGTACCAATGTAGGTTCTCTGTAGAGCCTGAGCAGTTAGACCTACACCTTATACCTGTGGTATTcgtttctctttctaaaatggtATCTAGTTATCCTAACATCATTCATTAAATGAGTCTTCCCTTACCAAACTCTCTGgtctttctaaatattaaaattctttatatgtAATATTAGTTCTATTCTGAgctatctattctgttccactgatctaagTTTCTGTTTTCACACCAAACATAATTTCCACAGGTTCTTACCAACTTTCATTCATTATaggtctttatttttgttctctgtatttgttgatttttatttatttgttaattattattatcttttttacatTCTAATAAGCCAAGAGCTTTATTGATGCAGTAGGCACTTTACAATGAACCCAAGAGAGCCCCATCTTCCCAGGGATGTCTGTACAAATCCTGGAAGTTTTACTACTTCAAAAAAACAAGGCTCTGCCTTTTACCACAGCCCTTGGATCTGTACCTGCTCAGATAGTCCCTCCTCCATTTTAAATAGGCAGAGCACACATGGACACCTGGCCAAGATGCGCCAGCCACTCCAGCAGGCAGTTGCAACATCAGTTCTGTGTTACTTGCGGACAAAGGCATAGACTATCAGATCCTACAAAGGATTTAAGAAACAGACGACTTCTCCCTCcaccttgaaaataaaatacacttcagCGGATGCATGTCCTGAAATAGTTTAGCTGGGAATTCCTAGGAAGATGGTCCAGTGTCAATCCCTTCTTCATCAGCCTGTGCATCCAAAATTCTTCTCAAGATAAGaggagtcctttttttttttctttttaaagtctttcttGCTGTGAGAACTCATAATGGAGCCTAGTCCTCCTACTGCTAATGCCTTTTCATGCCATTGGGGTAACACTGCGCTGCTGTTTTCTGTGGGCTTCTCAAACCCTTTATAAATGTACTTGATTGGCAAGTCAATGCCATTTCTGTCCAGTGAATGCACAGCCTGCTCAATTGCTCTGCTCTTAAAATCTGTAAGTACTTTCAGCACCATGCTCTGGGACCGTTCCTTCATGGCCTGATTCTTGGTGTTGATGGGACAGTTCTGCAAGGCTGAACGGAATGCTCGAAGCACGCCCCCTTGCTGCAGAAGGCCATCCGCCTCACCAGGGTCCGGGCATGGTCTGGCCACCGCTGCCTCCTCCTGCTTGCCCAGGAACCTGTTCTCATCAAACTTGTCGATGTCCACCCAATGGAAGTTCTGGGCCGTGGCAGGGAGTC
Coding sequences within:
- the LOC115523229 gene encoding LOW QUALITY PROTEIN: actin-related protein 2/3 complex subunit 5-like protein (The sequence of the model RefSeq protein was modified relative to this genomic sequence to represent the inferred CDS: inserted 2 bases in 1 codon), producing PATAQNFHWVDIDKFDENRFLGKQEEAAVARPCPDPGEADGLLQQGGVLRAFRSALQNCPINTKNQAMKERSQSMVLKVLTDFKSRAIEQAVHSLDRNGIDLPIKYIYKGFEKPTENSSAVLPQWHEKALAVGGLGSIMXVLTARKTLKRKKKRTPLILRRILDAQADEEGIDTGPSS